A genomic segment from Polyangium mundeleinium encodes:
- a CDS encoding cation:proton antiporter domain-containing protein: MEQLPILRDLAIISIVGVLVVLVLGRVRLPVVAGLLLAGAFIGPTGFGLLSDAHRIQSLAEIGVVLLLFGIGLEFSLERLRQIAKTVTIGGSLQVGLTILASVLCARLAGQTYARGILFGFLFALSSTALVLRTLAERGEVDAPHGRFIVGVLIFQDLCVVPMVLVIPILAGKSGGDPAHDLLLALGKAALLVLVTVVVARSLVPRFFALVDRVRSRELFLMAVLGICLATAFLTSLAGLSLALGAFLAGILLAGSEYAHRAIGDVLPLRHAFTSLFFVSLGMLLDAHVLLERPLSVGLYLAAFVVGKGFIATLSALSMRFPARVAWLAGVGLAQFGEFGFVLATLAERNELITPSEDRALLAAGVLSMIITPLAMHLAPRVRAGEKILKPLERLLGARGIDEPMPEHSALSEHVIIVGYGVAGKMLARALAETSVPYLVLELNAETVRAAREAGEPAYYADVTSPEALASARVEHAAALVLLINDPEATRRAVAAAKQSAPKIPVLVRAHYIAADRALAELGAEEVVFEELEAGLEMIARVLRRRGIPRNVIIERVNVARRESKGLFIRKQTLQRPTLATLPELGELKVETFLVRHGSFACSKSPLDLDLRRKTGASLVAIRRDGSLCEDVTATAPFRENDVLYLVGKLVAIESAVRLLDEGD, from the coding sequence ATGGAGCAGCTCCCGATCCTCCGAGATCTCGCGATCATTTCGATCGTCGGCGTCCTCGTCGTCCTCGTGCTCGGCCGCGTGCGTCTGCCCGTCGTCGCAGGGCTCCTGCTCGCAGGCGCGTTCATCGGCCCCACGGGCTTCGGCCTGCTCAGCGATGCGCACCGCATCCAATCGCTCGCCGAGATCGGCGTCGTGCTCCTGCTCTTCGGCATCGGCCTCGAGTTCTCGCTCGAACGACTGCGGCAGATCGCCAAGACCGTCACGATCGGCGGCTCGCTCCAGGTGGGCCTCACGATCCTCGCGTCGGTCCTCTGCGCGCGCCTCGCGGGACAGACGTACGCCCGCGGGATCCTCTTCGGATTTCTGTTCGCGCTCTCCAGCACCGCGCTCGTGCTCCGCACGCTCGCCGAGCGCGGCGAGGTCGACGCGCCGCACGGCCGCTTCATCGTCGGCGTGCTGATCTTCCAGGACCTCTGCGTCGTGCCGATGGTGCTCGTGATCCCGATCCTCGCTGGCAAATCCGGCGGGGATCCAGCGCATGATCTCCTGCTCGCGCTCGGCAAGGCCGCGCTGCTCGTCCTGGTCACGGTGGTCGTGGCGCGTTCGCTCGTGCCGCGCTTCTTCGCGCTCGTGGACCGCGTGCGGAGCCGCGAGCTCTTCCTCATGGCCGTGCTCGGCATCTGCCTGGCGACGGCGTTCCTCACGTCGCTCGCGGGTCTCTCGCTCGCGCTCGGCGCGTTCCTCGCGGGCATCCTGCTTGCGGGCAGCGAGTACGCGCACCGCGCGATCGGCGACGTCCTCCCCCTGCGCCACGCGTTCACGAGCCTGTTCTTCGTCTCGCTCGGCATGCTGCTCGACGCGCACGTCCTCCTCGAGAGGCCGCTCTCGGTGGGGCTTTATCTCGCCGCGTTCGTCGTTGGAAAAGGGTTCATCGCGACGCTCTCGGCCCTGTCGATGCGCTTCCCCGCGCGCGTCGCGTGGCTCGCGGGCGTGGGGCTCGCGCAGTTCGGCGAGTTTGGCTTCGTGCTCGCGACGCTCGCCGAGCGGAACGAACTCATCACGCCGAGCGAAGATCGGGCGCTCCTCGCGGCAGGCGTGCTCAGCATGATCATCACGCCGCTCGCGATGCACCTCGCGCCGCGCGTGCGCGCCGGGGAAAAGATCCTGAAGCCGCTCGAACGCCTGCTCGGCGCGCGCGGCATCGACGAGCCGATGCCCGAGCACTCCGCGCTCTCGGAGCACGTCATCATCGTGGGGTACGGCGTGGCCGGGAAGATGCTGGCGCGCGCGCTCGCCGAGACATCGGTGCCGTACCTCGTGCTGGAGCTGAACGCGGAGACCGTGCGCGCCGCGCGGGAGGCCGGCGAGCCCGCGTATTACGCAGACGTCACGAGCCCCGAGGCGCTCGCGAGCGCGCGCGTCGAGCATGCCGCGGCGCTCGTCCTGCTCATCAACGACCCCGAGGCCACGCGCCGCGCCGTGGCCGCCGCCAAGCAGAGCGCGCCGAAGATCCCCGTCCTCGTACGCGCGCACTACATCGCCGCGGACCGCGCGCTCGCCGAGCTCGGCGCCGAGGAGGTGGTCTTCGAGGAGCTCGAAGCCGGGCTCGAAATGATCGCGCGTGTGCTGCGCCGGCGCGGCATCCCGCGGAACGTGATCATCGAGCGCGTGAACGTCGCGCGCCGCGAGAGCAAGGGGCTCTTCATCCGGAAGCAGACGCTGCAACGGCCCACGCTCGCGACGTTGCCCGAGCTCGGCGAGCTCAAGGTGGAGACGTTCCTCGTGCGGCACGGATCCTTCGCGTGCAGCAAGAGCCCGCTCGACCTCGACTTGCGCCGCAAGACGGGCGCGAGCCTCGTCGCGATCCGCAGAGACGGATCCCTCTGCGAGGACGTCACCGCGACCGCGCCGTTTCGCGAGAACGACGTGCTCTACCTCGTCGGCAAGCTCGTCGCGATCGAGAGCGCGGTGCGCCTGCTCGACGAGGGGGACTAG
- a CDS encoding protein kinase domain-containing protein, whose product MNPDERETAERSRRHAEASRRLEEACDFAGAAREALLAGDARRAARLAALGGDEATAREAIARIVERLPREVALASASDLASRGFSKYAGALYAQLGDHAEAASAFVAAGEVLRAAESFERAGQPAEAARALESALRQRPEDAAPRLALGALLARHGRTEGAIKALQQIDVSAPERAAALPLLARCFEEVGLAEAAREARAEMARLGVHEEPPAKDAPSGSVRKNERRGGSVVLFGRYETTREIASSAHARLVEAIDRISGERVAVKIFSGLVEGAGRDALQRFEREARALERLRHPNVVPLHQYVPEGPAMVLAFMRGGSLADKMREGPMAPARAVEIACLLLTALGEAHRLGILHRDVKPANVLFDDAGTAMLSDFGAAHLGDLSSTATAGAIGTYAYMSPEQRLGRPAGITSDLYAVGAVLYELLTGEAAEPTRGRFREGAPSEKNPELGAEHDAAVAALLADEPDRRPEDAFEARRALSALRWPEALPRRWATPNPSERPAAPREGERLGPPLALGDGRDMASLRHDAWLEREVLVIPMDEASLARARAFARTGSPALPTVLRVDRAAGEIWVAPPLGKALADAPRAIDAAAIERLRQALVALAAVGGSHGHIDAQHVYWFDGEIELAWPRKPAPPDAAERDLAAIEALTRGTPLSR is encoded by the coding sequence ATGAACCCCGACGAGCGCGAGACGGCAGAGCGTTCCCGGAGGCACGCGGAGGCCTCGCGCCGGCTGGAGGAGGCGTGTGATTTCGCGGGAGCGGCGCGGGAAGCGCTGCTCGCGGGGGACGCGCGGCGGGCGGCGCGACTGGCCGCGCTCGGGGGCGACGAGGCGACGGCGCGGGAGGCGATCGCGCGCATCGTGGAGCGGCTGCCGAGGGAGGTCGCGCTCGCATCGGCGTCGGATCTCGCGTCGCGGGGGTTCAGCAAGTACGCAGGGGCGCTCTACGCGCAGCTCGGCGACCACGCGGAGGCAGCGAGCGCGTTCGTCGCGGCCGGTGAGGTGCTGCGCGCAGCCGAGAGCTTCGAGCGCGCGGGGCAACCGGCCGAGGCGGCGCGCGCGCTCGAAAGCGCGCTCCGGCAGCGGCCGGAGGACGCGGCGCCGCGGCTCGCGCTGGGCGCGCTGCTCGCGCGGCATGGGCGGACCGAGGGAGCGATCAAGGCGCTGCAGCAGATCGACGTGTCGGCGCCGGAGCGGGCTGCAGCGCTGCCGCTGCTCGCGCGGTGCTTCGAGGAGGTGGGCCTCGCCGAGGCCGCGCGGGAGGCGCGCGCGGAGATGGCGCGGCTCGGGGTGCACGAGGAGCCGCCCGCGAAGGATGCGCCAAGCGGGTCGGTCCGGAAAAACGAGCGGCGCGGCGGAAGCGTCGTTCTTTTCGGCCGCTACGAGACGACGCGGGAGATCGCGTCGTCGGCGCATGCGCGGCTCGTCGAGGCGATCGATCGGATCAGCGGCGAGCGCGTCGCGGTGAAGATCTTCAGCGGGCTCGTCGAAGGCGCGGGGCGCGACGCGCTGCAACGCTTCGAGCGAGAAGCACGCGCGCTCGAACGGCTACGCCATCCGAACGTGGTGCCGCTCCATCAGTACGTGCCCGAGGGGCCGGCGATGGTGCTCGCGTTCATGCGAGGCGGGTCGCTCGCGGACAAGATGCGCGAGGGGCCGATGGCGCCGGCGCGCGCTGTGGAGATCGCCTGTCTCCTTCTGACGGCGCTCGGCGAGGCGCACCGGCTCGGGATCCTGCACCGCGACGTGAAGCCTGCGAACGTGCTCTTCGACGACGCAGGCACGGCGATGCTCTCGGACTTCGGCGCGGCGCACCTCGGCGACCTGTCGAGCACGGCGACGGCCGGCGCGATCGGCACGTACGCGTACATGTCGCCCGAGCAGAGGCTCGGTCGTCCGGCGGGGATCACGAGTGATCTCTACGCGGTGGGCGCCGTGCTTTACGAGCTGCTCACGGGCGAGGCGGCCGAGCCTACGCGCGGGCGGTTTCGCGAAGGAGCGCCGAGCGAGAAGAACCCGGAGCTCGGGGCGGAGCACGACGCCGCCGTGGCCGCGCTCCTCGCGGACGAGCCGGATCGCCGGCCGGAAGACGCATTCGAAGCGCGGCGCGCGCTCTCGGCGTTGCGCTGGCCGGAGGCGCTTCCTCGACGATGGGCCACGCCGAACCCGAGCGAGCGGCCCGCCGCGCCGAGGGAGGGCGAGCGCCTCGGTCCGCCGCTCGCGCTCGGCGACGGGCGCGACATGGCGAGCCTGCGCCACGACGCGTGGCTCGAGCGCGAGGTGCTCGTGATCCCGATGGACGAGGCATCCCTCGCCCGCGCGCGCGCCTTCGCGCGGACCGGGTCTCCCGCGCTGCCGACGGTGCTGCGCGTGGATCGAGCGGCCGGTGAGATCTGGGTGGCGCCGCCGCTCGGCAAGGCGCTCGCGGATGCGCCGCGGGCGATCGACGCGGCGGCGATCGAGCGGCTTCGGCAGGCCCTCGTGGCGCTCGCGGCCGTGGGTGGATCGCACGGCCACATCGACGCGCAGCACGTGTACTGGTTTGACGGAGAGATCGAACTCGCCTGGCCGCGAAAGCCTGCCCCACCGGACGCGGCCGAGAGAGACCTCGCGGCGATCGAGGCGCTCACGCGCGGGACGCCGCTTTCGCGCTGA
- a CDS encoding HEAT repeat domain-containing protein, producing the protein MFRAPALPRTLDAALRDVGSSKAAVREDAVRDLVRHAEEARSQVVRALERALSDEAAPVRSAAALGLADVGANEALPALLVAIEDDDVHVRQMALTALGEIGDCRAAQRLARALEDARAEVRFQAVIAYARVCTDRASVVEALAARTRDADPLVCHIALRMAEEIGGEEGAHVVDPILVARARALVDHSSPTVRVAAAVVLGRAGDQAGAKVLASVVNGSIKTEDAEDEAAAIELAGALGLEEARVGLERRAFGGAFGLGRDRFSWHARVALASMGHARATREIVSELGSWDRNKRTLAVAAVGRARIRSARTILAAMEGDPSRADPHAVSEALLALAEDEPA; encoded by the coding sequence ATGTTTCGGGCGCCCGCGCTTCCCCGTACCCTCGACGCCGCCCTCCGCGACGTGGGCTCGTCCAAAGCCGCCGTGCGCGAGGATGCCGTGCGTGACCTCGTCCGCCACGCCGAGGAGGCACGCAGCCAGGTCGTGCGCGCCCTCGAACGCGCGCTCTCCGACGAAGCCGCGCCCGTCCGCTCGGCCGCCGCGCTCGGGCTCGCCGACGTGGGCGCGAACGAAGCGCTGCCCGCCCTGCTCGTCGCCATCGAAGACGACGACGTCCACGTGCGGCAGATGGCCCTCACCGCACTCGGCGAGATCGGCGATTGCCGCGCGGCCCAAAGGCTCGCCCGCGCGCTCGAAGACGCCCGCGCAGAGGTGCGGTTCCAGGCCGTCATCGCGTACGCCCGCGTTTGCACGGATCGCGCGTCCGTCGTGGAGGCGCTCGCCGCCCGCACGCGTGATGCGGACCCGCTCGTCTGCCACATCGCGCTCCGCATGGCCGAGGAGATCGGCGGCGAGGAGGGCGCCCACGTGGTCGATCCGATCCTCGTCGCAAGAGCGCGCGCGCTCGTCGATCACAGCTCCCCCACGGTGCGCGTCGCCGCGGCCGTGGTCCTCGGCCGCGCCGGGGATCAGGCAGGGGCGAAGGTGCTCGCGTCGGTGGTGAACGGTTCGATCAAGACGGAGGACGCCGAGGACGAGGCGGCCGCGATCGAGCTCGCAGGAGCACTCGGCCTGGAAGAGGCGCGCGTGGGGCTCGAGCGGCGCGCGTTCGGCGGCGCGTTCGGCTTGGGCCGCGACCGTTTTTCCTGGCACGCGCGCGTCGCGCTGGCGAGCATGGGCCACGCGCGCGCCACGCGCGAGATCGTCAGCGAGCTCGGCTCGTGGGATCGCAACAAGCGCACGCTCGCGGTCGCCGCCGTGGGGCGCGCGCGCATCCGCTCGGCCCGCACGATCCTCGCGGCGATGGAAGGGGATCCCTCGCGGGCCGACCCGCACGCCGTGAGCGAGGCCCTCCTCGCGCTCGCGGAGGACGAACCGGCATGA
- a CDS encoding tocopherol cyclase family protein: protein MNEPREPNAVRFDPAAGADHVESYFLKANDPAGDRALWIKATIFASAREPGRALAEGWAVAFDRRGGQSKHVAVKHVLPFADALFGKEGLDVAWSLPVAGGASEERMRIRPGETHGRIARREHAIRWDLRFEGEASPFVPFPHASMYRGKFPKSKTLTPYPDLVFSGEVEVDGERWDLSNWRGMQGHNWGRGHADLYAWCHVNTWESEAELVVEALSGRVRVGPVLTPLVTLVCARFRGVTYTWNGPLEIARAHGDVGLRRYSFSAESRAARIEGSFEAETDDMVGLYYPNPDGPMTYCLNSKLARAHVRFEASGRPPVVVKSHAAALEIGTRDADHGVRMHV from the coding sequence ATGAACGAACCGAGAGAGCCGAACGCCGTCCGCTTCGATCCCGCGGCCGGCGCCGATCACGTCGAGAGCTACTTCCTCAAAGCGAACGACCCTGCGGGTGATCGCGCGCTCTGGATCAAGGCCACGATCTTCGCCTCCGCGCGCGAGCCTGGCCGCGCTCTCGCCGAGGGCTGGGCGGTCGCGTTCGATCGCCGCGGCGGGCAGAGCAAACACGTCGCCGTCAAGCACGTGCTCCCCTTCGCGGACGCGCTCTTCGGCAAGGAGGGCCTCGACGTTGCGTGGAGCCTCCCCGTGGCCGGCGGCGCTTCCGAGGAGCGCATGCGCATCCGGCCCGGCGAGACCCACGGTCGCATCGCGCGGCGGGAGCACGCGATTCGCTGGGACCTTCGCTTCGAGGGCGAGGCGAGCCCGTTCGTTCCGTTCCCGCACGCCTCGATGTACCGCGGCAAATTTCCCAAATCGAAGACGCTCACGCCGTACCCGGACCTCGTGTTCTCCGGCGAGGTCGAGGTCGATGGCGAGCGCTGGGACCTTTCGAACTGGCGCGGCATGCAGGGGCACAACTGGGGCCGCGGGCACGCCGATCTTTATGCCTGGTGCCATGTCAACACGTGGGAGAGCGAAGCGGAACTCGTCGTGGAAGCGCTCTCCGGCCGCGTTCGCGTGGGCCCCGTGCTCACGCCGCTCGTCACGCTCGTCTGCGCGCGTTTCCGCGGCGTGACGTACACGTGGAACGGCCCGCTCGAGATCGCCCGCGCGCACGGTGACGTCGGGCTGCGTCGCTACAGCTTCTCCGCCGAGAGCCGCGCCGCGCGTATCGAGGGCTCGTTCGAGGCGGAGACGGACGACATGGTCGGCCTCTACTATCCGAACCCGGACGGCCCCATGACGTACTGCTTGAACAGCAAGCTCGCGCGCGCGCATGTGCGCTTCGAGGCGTCGGGCCGGCCGCCCGTCGTCGTGAAGAGCCACGCCGCCGCGCTCGAGATCGGCACGCGCGACGCCGACCACGGCGTGAGGATGCACGTATGA
- a CDS encoding DUF4149 domain-containing protein produces MNDTFTEADLAPDPQEKRDRLLAVVDRVAALVAVLAGGVYIGGMIALGAGAAPIVFGMLPRPIAGDVMGAVFARFDVVGLGAALAVLAAEVTRTLAARRRGRTILSRLRRSCTLFMAVSAAYVALSLSPRINELHRQNVQRDDTPQGQVLEAVHKRAELFGKIGMGMAFGLVVLSVFTIQPRKPDDEEDDEEAVAPLPPGPRDD; encoded by the coding sequence ATGAACGACACCTTCACCGAGGCCGATCTGGCCCCCGATCCGCAGGAAAAGCGGGACCGTCTCCTCGCCGTCGTCGACCGCGTCGCGGCCCTCGTCGCCGTCCTCGCCGGTGGCGTGTACATCGGCGGCATGATCGCTCTCGGCGCCGGCGCGGCGCCCATCGTCTTCGGCATGCTCCCCCGGCCGATCGCGGGCGACGTGATGGGCGCGGTCTTCGCGCGCTTCGACGTGGTGGGCCTCGGCGCGGCGCTCGCGGTGCTCGCTGCCGAGGTCACGCGCACGCTCGCCGCGCGTCGCCGCGGCCGCACGATCCTCTCGCGCCTGCGCCGCTCGTGCACGCTCTTCATGGCCGTCTCCGCGGCCTACGTCGCCCTCTCGCTCTCGCCGCGCATCAACGAGCTGCACAGGCAAAACGTGCAGCGCGACGACACGCCGCAGGGCCAGGTCCTCGAAGCTGTCCACAAGCGCGCGGAGCTCTTCGGGAAGATCGGCATGGGGATGGCTTTCGGCCTCGTCGTGCTCAGCGTCTTCACCATCCAGCCGCGGAAACCGGACGACGAGGAAGACGACGAAGAGGCGGTCGCGCCCTTGCCGCCTGGCCCTCGCGACGACTGA
- a CDS encoding thiamine pyrophosphate-dependent dehydrogenase E1 component subunit alpha, whose protein sequence is MHDHDVEAHGAAMEASATPAPRAAEAPDLGLLRVLRDDGSADPATDPGLSPHVLLRAYREMKRVRLIDTRMMLLQRQGRIHFAGECRGQEATPIATGLVLEREDWVFPALRESAIMLVRGFPLKSYIAQYFGNAGDVLKGRQMPSHMSGRAVNQVAWSSCMATQLPHAVGAAWAAKMRKDRSVVLGFVGDGGTSEPDFHNALNFAGVFKVPCVLVCQNNHWAISVPAGKQTASPTFAVKGRAYGVPSVRVDGNDVLAVYRVVSDAVARARAGGGPTFIESVTYRMGAHSSSDDPTRYRSQEEVDTWAQRDPIVRLRRHLVHRGLLDEAEEAALEDGLMAEISAAIQEVEALGPPARETLFDDVYAELPWHLAEQRAEVLANRPHPGSHDGGGGH, encoded by the coding sequence ATGCACGACCACGACGTTGAGGCGCACGGGGCCGCGATGGAGGCGTCCGCGACGCCGGCTCCCCGCGCCGCCGAGGCCCCGGATCTCGGGCTCCTCCGCGTGCTCCGCGACGACGGCAGCGCCGATCCCGCGACCGACCCCGGCCTGTCCCCGCACGTGCTCCTCCGCGCCTACCGCGAGATGAAGCGCGTCCGCCTCATCGACACGCGCATGATGCTCCTGCAGCGCCAGGGCCGCATCCACTTCGCCGGCGAGTGTCGCGGCCAGGAGGCGACGCCGATCGCGACGGGCCTCGTGCTCGAGCGTGAAGACTGGGTGTTCCCGGCCCTGCGCGAGAGCGCGATCATGCTCGTGCGAGGCTTCCCGCTCAAGAGCTACATCGCGCAGTACTTCGGCAACGCGGGCGACGTGCTCAAGGGCCGGCAGATGCCCTCGCACATGAGCGGCCGCGCCGTGAACCAGGTCGCGTGGTCGAGCTGCATGGCCACGCAGCTCCCGCACGCCGTCGGCGCTGCCTGGGCCGCGAAGATGCGCAAGGACCGCAGCGTCGTCCTCGGCTTCGTCGGCGACGGCGGCACGAGCGAGCCCGACTTCCACAACGCCCTGAACTTCGCGGGCGTCTTCAAGGTCCCCTGCGTCCTGGTTTGTCAAAACAACCACTGGGCGATCAGCGTCCCCGCGGGGAAACAGACGGCGTCGCCCACGTTCGCAGTGAAGGGCCGCGCGTACGGCGTCCCCTCGGTGCGCGTCGATGGAAACGACGTGCTCGCGGTCTACCGTGTCGTCAGCGACGCTGTCGCCCGCGCGCGCGCCGGCGGCGGGCCCACGTTCATCGAGTCCGTGACCTACCGCATGGGCGCGCACTCTTCGAGCGACGATCCCACGCGGTATCGCTCGCAGGAGGAGGTCGACACGTGGGCGCAGCGCGACCCGATCGTGCGCCTGCGCCGTCACCTCGTCCACCGGGGCTTGCTCGACGAGGCGGAGGAGGCGGCGCTCGAGGACGGGCTCATGGCCGAGATCAGCGCGGCGATCCAGGAGGTCGAGGCGCTCGGCCCGCCTGCGCGCGAGACGCTCTTCGACGACGTGTATGCGGAGCTGCCGTGGCACCTCGCCGAGCAACGCGCCGAGGTCCTGGCGAACCGCCCCCACCCGGGCTCGCACGACGGCGGCGGCGGGCACTAG
- the lpdA gene encoding dihydrolipoyl dehydrogenase, translating into MKTYDAIVIGSGPGGYVCAIRLGQLKQKTLCIEKEEVGGVCLNWGCIPSKALINAAHTYEKAHSSMATMGIKLGSVEHDPNAMQDWKEGIVKRLTGGVRGLLKSNGADLMAGTATIVSPNRIEVKKADGSVETIEATKGIVLATGSTTIEIPSFKFDGKQIIGAKEAVSLREVPKRLLVIGGGVIGLELGMVYQAFGAELVVVEAMPTLLTGVDQDCVKVVERRIQKRGGKIYKNAKAMGYEKQADGSVAVKLDVEGKPETVVTDVVLVAVGMRPNSRGLGLENVGVNIDKRGFVPSDEFGRTNVPTIYSIGDVSGPPMLAHKASKEGEVIAEVIAGHKAAKDWACIPGAIFTDPEIATAGLTAEEAQAKGIEVSVGKFPFAALGKAMAMMETDGFVKVVTDKKTKQVLGVHIVGPEASTMISEGALALEMAAFAEDIALTIHPHPTLGEAFMEAAAHAMGAAVHIVNR; encoded by the coding sequence ATGAAGACCTACGACGCGATCGTCATCGGCAGCGGACCCGGCGGCTACGTCTGCGCGATTCGGCTCGGCCAGCTCAAGCAGAAGACGCTGTGCATCGAGAAGGAAGAGGTGGGCGGTGTGTGCCTCAACTGGGGCTGCATCCCGTCGAAGGCGCTCATCAACGCGGCGCACACCTACGAGAAGGCGCACTCGTCGATGGCGACGATGGGCATCAAGCTCGGCTCGGTCGAGCACGACCCGAACGCGATGCAGGACTGGAAGGAAGGCATCGTCAAGCGCCTCACGGGCGGCGTGCGAGGCCTGCTCAAGTCGAACGGCGCCGACCTCATGGCGGGTACGGCGACGATCGTCTCGCCGAACCGCATCGAGGTGAAGAAGGCGGACGGCTCGGTCGAGACGATCGAGGCGACGAAGGGCATCGTCCTGGCGACGGGCTCGACGACCATCGAGATCCCGAGCTTCAAGTTCGACGGCAAGCAGATCATCGGCGCGAAGGAGGCCGTGAGCCTGCGCGAGGTCCCGAAGCGGCTGCTCGTCATCGGCGGCGGCGTGATCGGGCTCGAGCTCGGCATGGTCTACCAGGCGTTCGGCGCCGAGCTCGTGGTCGTCGAGGCGATGCCCACGCTGCTCACGGGCGTCGATCAGGATTGCGTGAAGGTGGTCGAGCGCCGCATCCAGAAGCGCGGCGGCAAGATCTACAAGAACGCCAAGGCCATGGGCTACGAGAAGCAGGCCGACGGCTCGGTCGCGGTGAAGCTCGACGTCGAGGGCAAGCCCGAGACGGTCGTCACGGACGTGGTCCTCGTCGCGGTCGGCATGCGCCCGAACTCGCGCGGGCTCGGCCTCGAGAACGTGGGCGTGAACATCGACAAGCGCGGGTTCGTGCCTTCGGACGAGTTCGGCCGGACGAACGTCCCGACGATCTACTCGATCGGCGACGTCTCGGGCCCGCCCATGCTCGCGCACAAGGCGTCGAAGGAGGGCGAGGTCATCGCGGAGGTCATCGCGGGCCACAAGGCGGCGAAGGACTGGGCGTGCATCCCGGGCGCGATCTTCACGGACCCGGAGATCGCGACCGCGGGCCTGACGGCCGAGGAAGCGCAGGCGAAGGGCATCGAGGTCTCGGTCGGCAAGTTCCCGTTCGCGGCGCTGGGCAAGGCGATGGCGATGATGGAGACCGACGGCTTCGTGAAGGTCGTGACCGACAAGAAGACGAAGCAGGTGCTCGGCGTGCACATCGTCGGCCCCGAGGCGAGCACGATGATCAGCGAAGGCGCGCTCGCGCTCGAGATGGCCGCGTTCGCCGAGGACATCGCGCTCACGATCCACCCGCACCCGACGCTCGGCGAGGCGTTCATGGAAGCCGCCGCGCACGCGATGGGCGCTGCGGTCCACATCGTGAACCGCTGA
- a CDS encoding vWA domain-containing protein — protein sequence MSTGGRASRFLGAFVAIAAAGLSACAPPALTRDGQVVFAPSGGRRGASVITANGVEFMDSTDLPKPVVRRSPNDPWTPPTGFLVPKDGIWRKTSSPVALQGRGLAVVVRSSDTLVPSWGGEVLLRIDAIAPVDAFPAAKPSVRAPRRLAIVLDGRNPNTAPLARIALDDLGDRDRVAIIDASGPRVVVPALPGSHRTLLDGAITRVLERPRGGAAVANTRDLAGALALARGFVGVKLAEATTPPSAGQVLVLSDGIGVAQAGLRLANELASLRRADVHVSAVGTPDRLDVAHLAPFGDDVFAGGSFADREDAVARIVPPPGEVVLEDVELTVHSVPAPVRVLEVSGGLAALSIDHDRLLIGDLYAGEARTEIARIAMPVWVPGEPCEITVSARYRDAATGTWHTASRTIDARYDDDVERIASARHGDVIAYASALAMVRRLGRIFQGSRFDTLGGLRPVVTLQADSLASLSRTSHDPALSTQAEVLRTLLGAIED from the coding sequence ATGAGCACGGGCGGGCGAGCGAGCCGGTTCCTGGGTGCCTTCGTGGCGATCGCCGCGGCGGGTTTGTCTGCGTGCGCGCCGCCGGCGCTCACCCGCGATGGGCAGGTCGTTTTTGCGCCTTCGGGCGGCCGTCGCGGCGCCTCGGTCATCACCGCGAACGGCGTCGAGTTCATGGACTCCACGGACCTGCCCAAGCCCGTCGTTCGCCGCAGCCCGAACGATCCCTGGACTCCGCCCACCGGCTTCCTCGTCCCCAAGGACGGCATCTGGCGCAAGACCTCGAGCCCCGTCGCGCTCCAAGGGCGTGGCCTCGCCGTCGTCGTTCGGTCGAGCGACACCCTCGTCCCGAGTTGGGGCGGCGAGGTCCTCCTCCGCATCGACGCCATCGCCCCGGTCGACGCCTTCCCCGCCGCCAAACCCTCCGTCCGCGCGCCGCGCCGCCTCGCCATCGTGCTCGACGGCCGCAACCCGAACACCGCGCCGCTCGCCCGCATCGCCCTCGACGACCTCGGCGATCGGGATCGCGTCGCCATCATCGACGCCTCCGGCCCGCGTGTCGTCGTCCCTGCCTTGCCCGGCTCGCATCGCACCTTGCTCGACGGCGCGATCACGCGTGTCCTCGAACGCCCGCGCGGCGGCGCTGCGGTCGCGAACACGCGTGACCTCGCAGGCGCCCTCGCCCTCGCGCGAGGGTTCGTCGGGGTGAAACTCGCCGAGGCCACGACGCCCCCTTCCGCGGGGCAAGTCCTCGTCCTCAGCGACGGCATCGGCGTCGCGCAGGCCGGCCTCCGGCTCGCGAACGAGCTCGCCTCCTTGCGCCGCGCCGACGTCCACGTCTCCGCGGTCGGCACGCCGGATCGCCTCGACGTCGCGCACCTCGCGCCCTTCGGCGACGACGTCTTCGCCGGTGGCTCCTTTGCCGATCGCGAGGATGCGGTCGCGCGGATCGTCCCTCCGCCGGGGGAGGTCGTGCTCGAAGACGTCGAGCTCACGGTTCACTCCGTCCCTGCGCCGGTCCGCGTCCTCGAGGTCTCGGGCGGGCTCGCCGCGCTCTCGATCGACCACGACCGCCTCCTGATCGGCGACCTCTACGCGGGCGAGGCGCGCACCGAGATCGCGCGGATCGCCATGCCCGTGTGGGTGCCGGGCGAACCCTGCGAGATCACCGTCTCGGCGCGGTACCGCGACGCGGCCACGGGCACCTGGCACACGGCCTCGCGCACCATCGACGCTCGGTACGACGACGACGTCGAGCGCATCGCCAGCGCCCGCCACGGCGACGTCATCGCGTATGCCTCGGCGCTCGCCATGGTCCGGCGCCTCGGCCGCATCTTCCAGGGCAGCCGCTTCGACACCCTCGGCGGCCTCCGCCCTGTCGTCACCCTCCAGGCCGACTCGCTCGCGTCCCTCTCCCGCACGAGCCACGACCCCGCGCTCAGCACGCAGGCCGAGGTCCTGCGCACGCTCCTCGGCGCGATCGAGGATTGA